Proteins from a genomic interval of Xylocopa sonorina isolate GNS202 chromosome 4, iyXylSono1_principal, whole genome shotgun sequence:
- the Oscp1 gene encoding organic solute carrier partner 1, with amino-acid sequence MSLYATPLLYLNMGGEMLYVLRQRLKAQRISVNKTVQVLDDITAALLNPEILSSVFEEKTLTEIPTLRSTLECVVLSSIMRLDKNSMNKLFDLMIMMVKYQLTVATGPVEVVLLTLNHTDAMYDMVSSPSAQHCVGLVHRMVTDYYGTLTFEEVWNARNDCLKELGSYCVRVSILLRLGLQNDDGNFNSTYHKYNEKYEGNKARLSGTKLCDVDLKTYCDGSFNPFEERGTILGKNMYSMSYGISKLTSEQENDNYIKDCGTKAELGMLAVQLGTEETSYKRPFTLNLLSNEDNDNEIIDRKKFDTDKDSQSNITITKQQKPRFNEDYKMKLDNIRTDLFEDQHEEIKHNLDLLELLDKTE; translated from the exons ATGTCATTATATGCAACACCATTACTTTATTTAAATATGGGTGGTGAAATGTTATACGTTTTACGACAAAGATTGAAGGCACAAAGAATAAGCGTTAATAAAACTGTACAAG TTTTAGACGATATTACTGCTGCTTTACTTAATCCCGAAATATTGTCTTCTGTATTCGAGGAAAAGACTTTGACTGAAATACCTACTCTACGGTCTACTTTAGAATGTGTTGTATTGTCTTCAATAATGAGACTTGATAAGAATAGTATGAATAAACTGTTTGATCTAATGATTATGATGGTTAAATATCAGTTGACTGTAGCTACTGGCCCTGTAGAAGTTGTACTATTAACGCTGAATCATACAGACGCAATGTACGATATGGTTAGCAGTCCAAGTGCTCAACATTGTGTTGGATTGGTACACCGAATGGTAACTGAT TATTACGGTACTTTAACTTTTGAAGAAGTTTGGAATGCCAGAAATGATTGTTTGAAAGAATTAGGATCATACTGTGTGAGAGTATCTATTCTTTTAAGACTTGGTTTACAAAATGATGATGGCAATTTTAATTCAACTTATCATAAATACAATGAAAAGTATGAAGGGAATAAAGCTCGTCTTTCTGGTACAAAGTTGTGTGATGTGGATCTCAAAACTTATTGTGATGGTTCCTTCAATCCTTTTGAAGAACGTGGTACAATACTTGGTAAAAATAT GTACTCAATGTCATATGGTATATCAAAATTAACTTCTGAACAagaaaatgataattatattaAAGATTGTGGTACAAAAGCGGAACTTGGTATGTTAGCTGTTCAGCTGGGAACTGAAGAAACTTCCTACAAACGACCTTTTACTTTGAACTTACTTTCAAACGAAGATAATGATAATGAAATTATAGACAGAAAGAAGTTTGATACTGACAAGGATAGTCAAAGTAATATAACAATCACAAAACAACAAAAACCTAGATTTAATGAGGATTATAAAATGAAACTCGATAATATTCGCACTGATCTTTTCGAAGATCAACATGAAGAAATAAAACATAATCTGGATTTATTGGAACTTTTAGATAAAACAGAATAA
- the LOC143422794 gene encoding solute carrier family 12 member 9 produces the protein MIAPELGSTNNEPVHIKINSEKAPLINGRSVLYRLSNFFKFGRTQQAEGDGYVEFGSLGTDSSRTLGTFAGVFSPVTLSMFSALVFIRMGYIVGNAGLLVTLTQFIIAYGILVFTVASVCAISTNGAVEGGGAYFMISRTLGPEFGGSIGTLFFMANIVSSALCISGFAEGLIENFGPSGYLAGASGLIPDGRWWRFLYCSVLNTANLVVCLTGAAMFAKTSVAILAVVCVCLTSVFVSFLAQGYMEIPIPDANDLVQNATEHVSGAYTGLLSSTLISNLYSDYSRDYSSKGVMTDFASVFGVLFSGVTGIMAGANMSGELKNPGRNIPRGTLSAVLFTFICYILLSILTAATTSRFLLQNNFMYMMPINIWPPFVAVGILTATFSAGLSNLIGSSRVLEALAKDNVFGSGLNFITQGTWKGNPIAAVLTSWTLVQIILLIGSLNIIAQINSVLFLLSYLATNLACLGLELASAPNFRPTFNYFTWYTATIGLLGTLIMMFVINSIYASSSIILCLILIIVLHLFSPSKNAPWGSISQALIFHQVRKYLLMLDSRKDHVKFWRPQMLLMVASPRSACPLIDFVNDLKKGGLYVIGHVKVGEFLGQNIDPTIEEYPHWLSLVDHMKVKAFVELTVTRTVREGLHHLIRLSGMGAMKPNTIILGFYDEEAPINFFKNSQYATDMFENVSTLPNSAAFPLRQTNAEKNLDPVQYVGMCSDVLKMKKNLCLCRNFHLLNKSQITKNSSLKYIDVWPVNFFQPTDQDPFDTTSLFMLQLACIINMVPVWKNLHLRVFHCEISDSSTSLSVSDSQNSISEFPRVSNEHRIRKLLNMLRISASIKKIPDWGAQVRGLEGHSLIESRVESQFESSTESSDSILSNVSRAYILSVNQLIRQHSSQTATTFIYLPAPPATNTWDENIVYRQYLQLLTELTADLPPIVLVHGVSAVTSTTL, from the exons ATGATCGCACCAGAGTTGGGTTCAACGAACAACGAGCCTGTACATATTAAAATTAACAGCGAGAAGGCTCCTTTGATCAATGGAAGAAGCGTCCTTTACAGATTAAGTAATTTCTTTAAATTTGGAAGAACTCAACAAGCAGAAGGAGATGGATACGTGGAATTTGGTAGCTTGGGCACGGATAGCAGCCGTACTTTGGGAACATTCGCCGGTGTATTCAGCCCCGTTACATTATCCATGTTCAGTGCCTTAGTTTTTATACGAATGG GATATATTGTGGGCAATGCTGGATTACTTGTCACATTGACGCAATTCATAATTGCATATGGAATTTTAGTATTTACTGTAGCATCTGTGTGTGCGATTTCAACAAACGGGGCAGTTGAGGGAGGAGGTGCTTACT TCATGATCAGTCGTACGTTAGGACCAGAATTTGGCGGCTCGATCGGTACATTATTCTTTATGGCTAATATCGTGTCGAGTGCTCTTTGCATCTCTGGGTTTGCTGAAGGTTTAATAGAAAATTTTGGACCTTCCGGGTATTTGGCCGGTGCAAGCGGTCTGATACCAGATGGTAGATGGTGgagatttttatactgttccgTATTAAATACTGCCAATTTAGTGGTGTGCCTGACAGGAGCAGCCATGTTCGCAAAAACTAGCGTTGCAATTTTGGCAGTTGTATGTGTTTGTTTAACAAGTGTTTTTGTAAGCTTTTTGGCACAAGGATACATGGAG ATACCAATTCCAGATGCAAATGATCTAGTTCAAAATGCAACAGAGCACGTTAGTGGCGCTTATACAGGGTTACTGTCCTCTACTCTTATTAGTAATCTTTATTCAGATTACAGTCGCGATTATTCAAGCAAAGGTGTAATGACTGATTTTGCAAGTGTTTTTGGTGTATTATTTAGTGGTGTCACTGGTATAATGGCTGGAGCGAATATGAGTG GTGAATTAAAAAATCCAGGAAGGAACATTCCACGTGGCACATTGTCAGCAGTattattcacattcatctgttACATTCTCTTATCTATTCTTACTGCTGCAACTACAAGTCGATTTTtattgcaaaataattttatgtATATGATGCCAATTAACATTTGGCCGCCATTTGTGGCAGTTGGGATACTAACGGCAACATTTAGTGCTGGTTTAAGTAACTTGATAGGTTCTAGTAGAGTGTTAGAAGCTCTGGCGAAAGATAACGTATTCG GATCTGGCTTAAACTTTATAACACAAGGAACATGGAAGGGAAATCCAATTGCTGCAGTTTTAACTTCATGGACTTTAGtacaaataattttactaataggtTCTTTAAATATTATTGCTCAGATTAATTCTGTATTATTTTTATTGAGTTATTTGGCTACTAATTTAGCTTGTCTTGGACTTGAGCTTGCAAGCGCTCCAAACTTCAG ACCAACGTTTAATTATTTTACATGGTACACAGCAACAATAGGACTCCTTGGCACATTAATAATGATGTTTGTTATAAATAGTATATACGCTTCCAGTAGTATAATACTATGCTTAATTCTAATTATTGTGTTGCACTTATTTTCTCCAAGTAAAAATGCTCCTTGGGGAAGCATATCTCAAGCACTGATATTCCATCAGGTTAGGAAGTACTTGTTAATGTTAGATTCACGTAAAGACCATGTAAAGTTCTGGCGACCACAGATGCTCTTAATGGTGGCGTCTCCACGATCAGCGTGCCCGCTTATAGATTTTGTAAATGATTTGAAAAAAGGTGGGCTTTACGTAATAGGACACGTAAAAGTTGGCGAATTTTTAGGCCAGAACATTGATCCCACTATAGAAGAGTATCCGCACTGGTTGAGCTTAGTTGATCATATGAAAGTGAAAGCGTTTGTCGAGTTAACAGTCACGAGAACTGTACGCGAAGGACTACATCATTTAATTAGATTATCCGGTATGGGAGCAATGAAACCAAACACAATTATTCTTGGCTTCTACGATGAAGAGGCACCCATAAATTTCTTTAAGAATTCCCAGTATGCAACAGATATGTTTGAAAATGTTTCGACATTACCAAATAGCGCCGCGTTTCCTTTGAGACAGACAAATGCAGAGAAGAATCTAGATCCAGTGCAATATGTGGGAATGTGCTCTGATGTactaaaaatgaagaaaaactTGTGTTTGTGTCGAAATTTTCATTTGTTAAATAAATCACAGATAACTAA AAATTCCTCGTTAAAGTACATTGATGTGTGGCCTGTGAACTTTTTCCAGCCAACAGATCAGGATCCATTTGATACGACATCATTATTTATGCTTCAGCTTGCGTGTATTATTAATATGGTACCTGTGTGGAAAAACTTGCATCTTAGGGTGTTCCATTGTGAAATTTCAGACAGCAGCACGAGTTTGAGCGTTTCAGATTCACAGAATTCGATTAGCGAATTTCCGAGAGTTTCCAATGAGCATCGTATAAGAAAATTATTGAATATGTTAAGAATATCCGCTTCTATTAAGAAAATTCCTGATTGGGGGGCACAGGTACGTGGATTAGAAGGCCACTCCCTTATTGAGTCGAGAGTAGAAAGTCAGTTCGAATCGAGTACGGAAAGTAGCGACAGTATATTAAGCAATGTTTCACGTGCTTATATTTTGAG CGTGAATCAGTTAATTAGACAACATTCTTCTCAAACTGCGACGACATTTATTTATTTGCCCGCGCCCCCGGCAACAAACACGTGGGATGAAAATATTGTGTACCGTCAATATCTTCAACTATTAACAGAGTTAACAGCAGACTTACCGCCTATAGTATTAGTGCACGGCGTAAGTGCCGTTACATCGACAACGTTATAA
- the LOC143422952 gene encoding uncharacterized protein LOC143422952 isoform X5, with translation MKNVEVLSLSVNQINTLADFQYCLSLQELFVRNNNIEDLNEVCYLQGLPNLRNLWLGENPCAEKEGYRLAVLRALPNLQKLDNEVVSPEEVQTALARGRVLVHPLDVYNSPPQSDAVSPEDIATEYIEETEVIQHRRYSSSSDQRSFEETQHTQEEYHDPDHRNANYNASPSHHYSQNNQYTYELQNGQSKSQSKDDTVHTESRSVSENVATNTIEMIKEYDERPAIPRHNGDYDERRSYVEYTNNDTSQRSYAPTSPRTQYSANETIDDRRSERNSYDYDNRLKSEYKEHHDHRIKSDFEEQPPARRVAVHNAEREDSNQVPGWVRHSDKDKCRSQFHYHRRPVTRNSNILSAVLCLVKELDYPSLEVVEMTVRNRMDELEE, from the exons TGTTAATCAAATTAATACCCTTGCCGACTTTCAATATTGCTTAAGCCTGCAAGAGTTAtttgttagaaataataatATTGAAGATTTAAATGAAGTTTGCTACCTTCAAGGTTTACCAAATTTAAGAAATTTATGGCTTGGTGAAAATCCTTGTGCTGAAAAAGAAGG GTATCGATTAGCAGTTCTAAGAGCTCTACCAAATCTACAAAAGCTTGACAATGAAGTAGTATCACCCGAGGAAGTGCAAACTGCATTGGCAAGAGGCCGTGTTTTGGTCCATCCTCTTGATGTGTATAATTCTCCACCACAGTCAGATGCAGTTAGTCCAGAA GATATTGCTACTGAATATATTGAAGAGACTGAAGTGATACAACATCGAAGATATAGTTCCTCTAGTGATCAG AGAAGTTTTGAGGAAACGCAACATACTCAGGAAGAATACCACGATCCAGACCATAGAAATGCAAATTATAATGCATCACCGTCGCATCATTATTCACAGAATAATCAGTACACGTATGAG CTACAGAATGGACAGTCAAAGAGTCAAAGCAAAGATGACACTGTACATACAGAGTCTCGCAGCGTCAGTGAAAACGTGGCCACTAATACTATTGAAATGATTAAG GAATACGATGAACGACCCGCAATACCGAGACATAACGGAGACTATGATGAGAGAAGAAGTTATGTAGAATATACTAACAATGATACATCGCAACGTTCATATGCACCAACATCTCCGAGAACACAGTACTCTGCCAATGAAACTATAGACGACAGACGTTCAGAAAGAAACAGCTATGATTATGATAATAGGTTGAAGTCCGAGTATAAAGAGCATCATGATCACAGGATAAAGTCAGACTTTGAAGAGCAGCCACCAGCCAGACGAGTGGCAGTTCATAATGCAGAAAGG GAAGATTCTAACCAAGTGCCTGGATGGGTAAGGCATTCTGACAAGGACAAGTGTAGGTCGCAATTTCATTACCATAGAAGACCTGTTACAAGA aattCAAATATATTATCAGCTGTGTTATGCTTAGTTAAGGAGCTCGATTACCCGAGTTTGGAAGTGGTAGAAATGACTGTTAGGAATCGAATGGATGAATTGGAAGAATGA
- the LOC143422894 gene encoding enoyl-[acyl-carrier-protein] reductase, mitochondrial has protein sequence MVTCMRSLVLPFYSRSVTTNLTSIRRMSVTARKDDVKSLFYKEYGEPIDVLQFSTQPINQPENNQVSVKWLLAPVNPADINTIQGKYPSKPPLPAIPGNEGVGEVIAVGSGVKHLSIGDRVVPNGVNLGTWRTHATYTSEELLKIPKDVGPIEASMLNVNPCTAYRMLKDFVALKPGDTVIQNGGNSAVGQMVIQLCKLWNYKSVSVVRDRPNIQELRDHLTNLGADEILTEAEIRKTQIFKSKKLPSPKLALNCICGQNALEVLRHLAHGGIMVTYGGMSREPLTVPTSALIFKDITLKGFWMTAWTKANMNSKERENMFSELGTLFKDKKLKAPPHKLVPFCQYQEAVLNALSTDGKTGLKYILDMSKV, from the exons ATGGTTACATGCATGAGAAGTTTAGTTTTACCATTCTATTCTCGATCAGTTACAACTAATCTTACATCAATTCGCCGAATGAGTGTAACTGCTAGAAAGGATGATGTAAAATCATTATTTTACAAAGAATATGGTGAACCTATAGATGTTTTACAATTCAGCACGCAACCGATTAACCAACCAGAAAATAATCAG GTTTCTGTGAAATGGTTGCTAGCACCTGTTAATCCAGCCGACATAAACACAATACAAGGCAAATATCCAAGTAAACCACCGTTACCAGCTATTCCAGGAAATGAAGGAGTAGGAGAGGTAATAGCTGTTGGATCTGGCGTAAAACATTTAAGCATTGGTGACAGAGTTGTACCCAATGGTGTAAATTTAGGAACATGGAGGACACATGCGACTTATACTTCAGAGGAACTCCTGAAG ATTCCAAAAGATGTTGGCCCTATAGAAGCTAGCATGTTAAACGTAAATCCATGCACTGCGTACAGAATGCTTAAAGATTTTGTAGCACTAAAACCTGGAGACACTGTGATCCAAAATGGTGGAAATTCAGCAGTTGGACAGATGGTTATACAATTGTGTAAACTATGGAATTACAAATCAGTTAGCGTTGTGAGAGACAGACCAAATATACAAGAATTGAGG GATCATTTGACGAATTTGGGTGCAGATGAAATCCTTACTGAAGCTGAAATAAGGAAAACTCAGATCTTTAAAAGTAAAAAGTTACCTTCTCCAAAATTGGCCCTTAATTGTATATGTGGACAAAATGCATTAGAAGTTCTGAGACACTTAGCACATGGAGGTATTATGGTAACTTATGGTGGCATGTCCAGAGAACCATTGACAGTTCCAACTTCTGCACTTATTTTTAAG GATATAACTTTGAAAGGATTTTGGATGACAGCATGGACGAAGGCAAACATGAATTCTAAGGAACGTGAAAATATGTTCTCTGAATTAGGGACATTATTCAAGGATAAAAAGTTAAAAGCTCCGCCACATAAGTTAGTTCCCTTTTGTCAGTATCAAGAAGCTGTTTTAAATGCACTTAGCACCGATGGTAAAACTggattaaaatatattttagataTGAGTAaagtttaa